tatttaaagttgtttgttaattttttctctTGCAGCTTCTACAAAAAGAAGCAAGCAAGCGCCTAGGGAGTGGACCTACAGGCAGTGAGGAAATTACGCACCACAAGTGGTTCAAGCCAATTAATTGGAAGAAATTGGAGGCCCGACAAATCCAGCCGAGTTTTCGGCCTGAAGTTGCTGGGAAACAGTGTGTAGCTAACTTTGAGAAGCGATGGACTGACATGCCGGTTGTGGTTTCTCCAGCTGCCAGTCCGAATGCTAGTGGAAACGTCTTCATGGGCTTTAGTTATGTGAAACCTGCAGCCTCTTTTCTTCAGAAGGAGAGCTTCTGAAGAGCCCCAGATACCCCTAGATAGCAAGTTCTATGGGAAATACTTCCTTATGCTTTTCAAAAGATGTTTGTTCTGCGAGGAATCCGTACCATTTGCTCTTTTGTATTGTGAACATGTAACTTTATGTTTATCGTCTTTCAGCTGACATTTTACAAAATACATTAATGCAAaataattagttttattttctttggttcaTTACTCCCATGGCAACGGCAGTCGTTTTAACTGCATGACATGCTAAGATTAACCCACTTATGTTAACTACAAATCGTAAGGTTTTTTTCCAAGTTACTCCTTGTTCTTCATTTCCTCGTTATTTACTATGTATGAGACGCATGTTATCTCAACCTCCAATCGAGTCCTATCCTTAAACTGAGACCAGAGAAGAGAAATCATTGTAATAAATATTCCTGGATAACATTAAAATGGCTACGTGGCTAAACACAAGCCTGTGCTGACGCTACTATTGGATCTCTCAAGAAACGCATTGGTAAGGTCCTTTTTGGCACGCAAACATGGCTTCTCTACTTTGTCCTATTCCATGTACACTTAAAAATAATTCTAGGATTGCCTCTGCTTGCTTCTCACCTTTGAAGCTGGCTTCTAGAACTAATCTCTGTATCTTCACTAGCCGTTTCAAAGGGAACGCAACAAGGTGTAGTGCATTTTTTGGGAACGTCCAAGAAGTTCTGGTAGAGAACAACCTTCATCTAGATCAATTTCCTGTTTTCCAATATGGGTTTTTGCAATATCAGAGAGCTACTGAGGAATTATCCGAGATGCAGAAGTGGGGGTTCCTGGTATTTGCTGGGGTGACGTGGGTTTATTTAACTGCAAGGCCTGGTGTTCTTGTGGGTGCCATTGATGCTTATCTTCTGGCTCCTCTGCAACTGGGTTTGGATAGTTTGAGTGGAAAGAGGAACTTGAAGACTTCAGATTTTGTGATAGGAAAAAAACTGGGAGAAGGGAGTTTTGGTGTTGTTTATTCTGGTGCTGTTGTTCCAAAAAACGTAGCTGCAGAAAGGAAGGTGcagaagagaggaagaaaaaatgaCTTGGAGTTGGATGAGAGGGTCAAGGAGAAGGTCATTCTCAAAAAGGTATGTATGTTATGGCTCATGGTTTTATATTTGGGTCGATTGTTTATAATTGTGTTCTATTTGTCTTAAGTCCTTTCCAGATTCTCTGAGGTGGGCAGTGTGGATTAAGTTTGCTTGGTAAAATCTAGGATGCACAGATACTTCATTTGGGGTGTCGTATCTATGCCCTATACTCCTATTTGCcatatcatgttataatttttcaaaaattactcGTGTTGTTATATCATAACCGTACTTGTGTTCATGTCCATGCATCCTAGAGTAAAATGAAGGTCATTTGGATTTTTTAGGTGTAATATCATGAATTAAAAGCATCGAACTTTTTGCATTTCAGTTGATAGTGTGGTTCTGTGAAGTTGTGTTCTGATTGGTAAGGCAAATATCTTCAAAGTCTAAAATTTGTATCAGCTTCTTAGAAATAGAATTTTCTTACTGTTTTCTTGTCCATGTTAATGATTTCTCATAATCCATATTTTATAATCTTTGCCTGATATATAAATGAtaaacttttggtttttttttttgatggcaATGTGCAGGTAAAGGTTGGAATCCAAGGGGCTGAAGAATGTGGCGATTTTGAGGTGTGGTTTAACTACAGACTGTCCAGAGCAGCTCCTGAAACATGCGCTGAGTTCCTTGGAAGTTTCGTTGCCGacaaaacaaattcacaattCACGAAGGGTGGAAAATGGCTTGTTTGGAAATTTGAGGTGCGGTTTTGTAGCACAGATGCATTACCTGACAATTGGGACACACTGAATACTTTAAGTTTGTGATACTGAATGCATGCATGATAAATATAATTGAGatatcttctttatttttgcttgttggtttatttattttggcctTTGTAGGATTACTTGATCAAATATTTCTTTGTATCACATGCATGCAGATTTGTCTACAGTTCTAAATTCTATGCACAGCTATCCCCCATACTAATTTAGGGATATCCATGTGACAGGGAGATCGAGATCTTGCTGATTACATGAGGGATCGCAGCTTCCCTTTAAACTTAGAGTCTCTCATGTTTGGACGTGTCTTGCAAGGAGTGAATTCTGTTGAACGTGATGCATTGATCATCAAGCAGATAATGCGCCAAATTGTTACCTCACTGAAGAAAATCCACGATACTGGCATTGTTCATCGCGATGTAAAGCCTGCCAACTTAGTGGTGACAAAAAAGGGACAGATCAAGCTCATAGATTTTGGGGCGGCCACAGACCTTCGTATTGGCAAGAACTATGTACCCAATCGTAGCCTGCTGGATCCTGATTATTGTCCCCCTGAACTATATGTACTCCCAGAGGAAACACCAAGTCCTCCTCCGGAGCCAATTGCTGCACTTCTTTCTCCAATTCTTTGGCAGGTTACATATTTTCcgccttttctttttggtgtgtGTATCTGTAGAGGAacgtgtcaaattttttgttgctttcaAGGAGGTATATGGAAATAGAGCTTAcgaaaaattaagagaaaaaaggGTAAATGGAAATAGCAAAATAAGTAATGACAACTGGACCTGCTATTGAGttacatatgttttttttatctaattcatgggatttatttgtacttACTGGGAGTCAGAAAATAATTTGATTTGTCAGTAGGCCTTATGAACTTGCTTTGACACTGCAGAGCATGTGAATGCCTGGATTTCCTTCTGCCAAATATGTTACAGTAATATTTTCCTTGAAGTGCTAAGTGGTGTTTGCAAATATTGTTGCAGCTGAACAGTCCTGATCTGTTTGATATGTATTCTGCTGGAATTGTACTCTTGCAAATGTCAATACCTGCCTTAAGGTCTACATCAGGCTTAAAGAATTTCAAttcagaaataaaaacaaatggaTATGACTTGAATAAATGGAGGGACTACACGCGGTTGAGGGCTGACTTTACAATTCTTGATCTTGACTCGGGTAGAGGGTGGGATCTGGCCACAAGGCTTATATCAGAGAGAGGTTTTCTCAGAAGAGGGCGTATGTCTGCTGCTGCTGCTCTAAGGCATCcttattttttgttgggtgGTGACCAGGCAGCTGCTGTTCTTTCAAAATTAAGCTTTACAAGGAAGTGAGCTACTTGGAGatgtgattaaatttttttccctcatattCTTTCATCTTCTGCAATTTCTGgttgaatatttttaaatatgataGGACAATGCATGAACTCCCCTTATTTGATTGCAAGAAAAACTTTGGGGGACCTCCCAAAACCTATGACTTTTATGAGTAAGGGCTACTACTTGAGCTGAATATTTGCCACGTAGGCCACTTGTGCACTAAAAAAATTGTGCAAACCTGTGTACAACACTCATTTGCAAGTGCAGAACCCTAAGTGTTATCATAGTTTCCAAGAGACATATCAAATGTAGTTGTATCTGTATAGTTGTGTGCCTGTGTCTAGATTTCTGGGAGTCTTTGTGTCTGATACCTTTGTCTCAAAACACAACTTGTATCTGTATCCACAAACTGTGGTGAAAAAGATAAAATCATGACCAGAAAAATGAGTTCAAATTGTATTTTGATTACTACTCCTTTTGTTTGAGGGAGGGTGAATGATTCCTAATTGATTTAGGAATCCTGTTTTCATTAAGTATCCTATAACTCTCAATTGATTTATTGTTTACTTTTCCTGCCATACCTTTCTAGCTGTTCCAAACATAATTTTCTTGTTTCAGTTCATGACAGGAGCTGTAAGAAgattttttctaaatatttgaAATATGGAATAAAAATATTGCATTCTATTTAATGCAGTGGCAGAAGTATCGAAGAGGCTCTATGAATGCTTCCTGGCCAATTTACGAACTTGCCATTTTTGCATATGGTGACTGAGGTACTTGAATATGCATTGCATGCTAAAGGCatccttatattttatttggccCTTTGGTGTGATTGTAAGTTTGCAGCTAGTCACAGTAattcagattttttttgttaagtccacaaaatttctctctctttttttttcctccagaGATCAAAATGTTCATTCTCAATTGTCAAATAACTCGCTCTACAAATTTCATTAGCTCCATCAATGCTGAGGATATTTCTGACTGAAGGAGGATTCAAATGGTGTGCTGAGGCCATGACCATATCATTTGACCAGATTTGGCAATAAGATTTATACCAATATCATCTTTGTATTTCTGGGAAATTCTGTAGCATACATGTAGTAGCTGAACAAACATCAGCTCTTTGTTTGGTGATATTtcgttttttttcttaaaacattAATTGCCACTGTTGTTAAATCTGGTCTTGAAttaaagatatatttttcttcaaaaacactCTCTTGTTAACTCCGTATTTAGTAGTAACAATTGTAGACAAGAAGGCTTCGGTTCCTTGACTTCACATGATTATGAAGGGCTTACATTATGTTGATCTACAAATGGAAAGTCAGCTGAGTCTATgacaacttagaaattatatgacagttcaaaatttaatataaacttCAGTTATAGATCATATTTAATGAATTAGGGGCCACTAATAATCGAATATCTATTTCCCTTTTCCTTAAACTGAAATTACTCATCAAACGAAATATAAGTCCGATATATTACTTGTGTGGCAAGTAAGTGTATCCAGTGGCCAAACTCCAAAGCAATTTTGTAGAGCTTCGCTGTGTCGTGAGCCACCAATACGAAAATCCAAAAATTGATGTATGCTGCTGAGAGTTGAGAAGATGGCTCTCATGAC
The sequence above is drawn from the Quercus robur chromosome 7, dhQueRobu3.1, whole genome shotgun sequence genome and encodes:
- the LOC126692568 gene encoding serine/threonine-protein kinase STN8, chloroplastic isoform X1, encoding MASLLCPIPCTLKNNSRIASACFSPLKLASRTNLCIFTSRFKGNATRCSAFFGNVQEVLVENNLHLDQFPVFQYGFLQYQRATEELSEMQKWGFLVFAGVTWVYLTARPGVLVGAIDAYLLAPLQLGLDSLSGKRNLKTSDFVIGKKLGEGSFGVVYSGAVVPKNVAAERKVQKRGRKNDLELDERVKEKVILKKVKVGIQGAEECGDFEVWFNYRLSRAAPETCAEFLGSFVADKTNSQFTKGGKWLVWKFEGDRDLADYMRDRSFPLNLESLMFGRVLQGVNSVERDALIIKQIMRQIVTSLKKIHDTGIVHRDVKPANLVVTKKGQIKLIDFGAATDLRIGKNYVPNRSLLDPDYCPPELYVLPEETPSPPPEPIAALLSPILWQLNSPDLFDMYSAGIVLLQMSIPALRSTSGLKNFNSEIKTNGYDLNKWRDYTRLRADFTILDLDSGRGWDLATRLISERGFLRRGRMSAAAALRHPYFLLGGDQAAAVLSKLSFTRNGRSIEEAL
- the LOC126692568 gene encoding serine/threonine-protein kinase STN8, chloroplastic isoform X2, which codes for MASLLCPIPCTLKNNSRIASACFSPLKLASRTNLCIFTSRFKGNATRCSAFFGNVQEVLVENNLHLDQFPVFQYGFLQYQRATEELSEMQKWGFLVFAGVTWVYLTARPGVLVGAIDAYLLAPLQLGLDSLSGKRNLKTSDFVIGKKLGEGSFGVVYSGAVVPKNVAAERKVQKRGRKNDLELDERVKEKVILKKVKVGIQGAEECGDFEVWFNYRLSRAAPETCAEFLGSFVADKTNSQFTKGGKWLVWKFEGDRDLADYMRDRSFPLNLESLMFGRVLQGVNSVERDALIIKQIMRQIVTSLKKIHDTGIVHRDVKPANLVVTKKGQIKLIDFGAATDLRIGKNYVPNRSLLDPDYCPPELYVLPEETPSPPPEPIAALLSPILWQLNSPDLFDMYSAGIVLLQMSIPALRSTSGLKNFNSEIKTNGYDLNKWRDYTRLRADFTILDLDSGRGWDLATRLISERGFLRRGRMSAAAALRHPYFLLGGDQAAAVLSKLSFTRK